One region of Microbacterium sp. M28 genomic DNA includes:
- a CDS encoding MFS transporter, protein MSGPEAAADVEASIWDRHRRWVTLGAVALIFLAAIEALAVTTVMPVVSAALDGESLYAVAFAGTLATSVIGMVASGAASDAKGPRGALYVSVALFLVGLVVSGAAVTMHQFLIGRLIQGLGAGGQTVALYVVVARLYPAHLHGRVFAAFAAAWVVPSMIGPFLAGAIADYLDWRWAFLGVAVLTAGAFAMIAFRLRGVELGGGEPFRRSVVAVRLALSVLVAVAAVVVAFSADAPPSVGWPAALVAVVVIGFAIRPLVPPGTLRAKRGLASVVLLRGVVAGAFFAAEAYIPYLLMERFGFSATLAGIALTFAAFAWAGASALQGRYGDRLGNTRITAISLGLILVALVVVLATAVLGLSPIIVVIGWAFGGGGMGLLYPRLTVLTLAYSDAGNQGFNSSALSISDAGGSAVVIALAGLGVATLGGGADAFWIVFVFAIVLVVLSAIPGFRLGHAAEQP, encoded by the coding sequence ATGAGCGGTCCGGAGGCAGCTGCGGACGTGGAGGCGTCCATCTGGGATCGGCATCGCCGCTGGGTGACCCTCGGCGCCGTCGCACTCATCTTCCTGGCGGCGATCGAGGCGCTGGCGGTCACGACCGTCATGCCCGTCGTCAGTGCTGCCCTCGACGGCGAGTCGTTGTACGCCGTCGCGTTCGCCGGCACCCTGGCGACCAGCGTGATCGGCATGGTCGCCAGTGGTGCGGCCTCCGATGCCAAAGGTCCGCGCGGCGCGCTCTACGTCTCCGTCGCGCTGTTCCTCGTCGGGCTCGTCGTCTCCGGGGCCGCCGTGACGATGCACCAGTTCCTGATCGGGCGGCTCATCCAGGGCCTCGGTGCCGGTGGGCAGACCGTTGCGTTGTACGTGGTGGTCGCGCGGCTGTATCCCGCGCATCTGCACGGACGCGTCTTCGCCGCCTTCGCCGCGGCCTGGGTCGTGCCGTCGATGATCGGGCCGTTCCTGGCCGGCGCGATCGCCGACTACCTGGACTGGCGCTGGGCGTTCCTCGGGGTCGCCGTGCTCACCGCCGGCGCCTTCGCGATGATCGCGTTCCGGCTGCGCGGCGTCGAACTGGGCGGCGGCGAGCCGTTCCGGCGGAGCGTCGTCGCGGTCCGGCTGGCGCTGTCGGTCCTGGTGGCCGTGGCGGCAGTCGTCGTCGCGTTCTCGGCGGATGCGCCGCCGTCGGTCGGATGGCCGGCGGCACTGGTCGCCGTCGTCGTGATCGGGTTCGCGATCCGTCCGCTCGTCCCACCGGGAACGCTGCGAGCGAAGCGCGGCCTCGCGAGCGTGGTGCTCCTGCGGGGCGTCGTCGCCGGTGCATTCTTCGCCGCGGAGGCGTATATCCCGTACCTGCTCATGGAGCGGTTCGGGTTCTCCGCGACGCTCGCCGGCATCGCCCTGACGTTCGCGGCGTTCGCCTGGGCCGGAGCGTCCGCCCTGCAGGGGCGGTACGGCGATCGGCTCGGCAACACCAGGATCACGGCCATCAGCCTCGGGCTGATCCTCGTCGCGCTCGTGGTCGTGCTGGCGACGGCGGTGCTCGGCCTCTCACCGATCATCGTGGTGATCGGCTGGGCGTTCGGCGGGGGAGGGATGGGCCTGCTGTACCCTCGCCTGACCGTGCTGACGCTGGCGTACTCCGACGCGGGCAACCAGGGCTTCAACTCCTCGGCACTGTCGATCTCGGACGCCGGCGGCTCGGCGGTCGTGATCGCACTCGCCGGCCTCGGCGTGGCGACGCTGGGCGGTGGTGCGGACGCGTTCTGGATCGTCTTCGTGTTCGCCATCGTGCTCGTGGTGCTCAGCGCCATCCCCGGATTCCGCCTCGGGCATGCCGCGGAGCAGCCGTGA
- the sufC gene encoding Fe-S cluster assembly ATPase SufC encodes MSVLEIRDLHVTVETDAGTTPILNGITLTMRTGETHAIMGPNGSGKSTLAYTIAGHPKYTVTSGSITFDDQDVLAMSVDERARAGLFLAMQYPVEIPGVTVTNFLRTAKTALDGEAPSIRSWTKDVKAAMGNLRMDPKFAQRNVNEGFSGGEKKRHEILQLEVLKPKFAVLDETDSGLDVDALKIVSEGVNRAKESTGLGVLLITHYTRILRYIRPDYVHVVVAGKIVEEGGPELADRLEDEGYDRFLDPAAPIEA; translated from the coding sequence ATGTCTGTTCTCGAGATCCGCGACCTGCACGTGACGGTCGAGACCGATGCCGGGACCACCCCGATCCTCAACGGCATCACGCTCACGATGCGCACGGGCGAGACCCACGCGATCATGGGGCCCAACGGCTCCGGCAAGTCCACGCTGGCGTACACGATCGCCGGCCACCCGAAGTACACGGTGACCTCTGGCTCCATCACCTTCGACGACCAGGACGTCCTGGCCATGAGCGTCGACGAGCGTGCGCGCGCCGGCCTCTTCCTCGCCATGCAGTACCCGGTGGAGATCCCCGGCGTGACGGTCACCAACTTCCTTCGCACGGCCAAGACCGCGCTGGACGGCGAGGCGCCGTCGATCCGCTCCTGGACCAAGGACGTCAAGGCCGCGATGGGCAACCTGCGCATGGACCCGAAGTTCGCGCAGCGCAACGTCAACGAGGGTTTCTCCGGTGGCGAGAAGAAGCGTCACGAGATCCTGCAGCTCGAGGTCCTCAAGCCCAAGTTCGCCGTGCTCGACGAGACCGACTCCGGTCTGGACGTCGACGCGCTCAAGATCGTCTCCGAGGGCGTCAACCGCGCCAAGGAGTCCACGGGCCTGGGCGTGCTGCTGATCACGCACTACACCCGCATCCTCCGCTACATCCGCCCGGATTACGTGCATGTGGTCGTCGCCGGCAAGATCGTCGAAGAGGGTGGCCCAGAGCTCGCCGACCGTCTCGAGGACGAGGGCTACGACCGCTTCCTCGACCCCGCGGCACCCATCGAGGCGTAG
- a CDS encoding response regulator, whose amino-acid sequence MTIEVLIADDQAMVRAGFAALLDAHEGIRVTGQAANGAEAVALSARLDPDVILMDVRMPELDGIQATRRILGASYPAAKIPRIVMLTTFDIDDYVYDALQAGASGFLLKDALPEELVQAVRVVAAGDALLAPSVTRRMIAQFAAQKPRASRASAQLADLTEREREVLVHIGQGLSNVEIGRELFIAEQTVKTHVGKVLAKIGARDRVQAVIFAYDAGLVEPA is encoded by the coding sequence GTGACGATCGAGGTCCTCATCGCCGACGACCAGGCCATGGTGCGGGCGGGCTTCGCCGCGCTCCTCGACGCGCACGAGGGCATCCGCGTGACGGGGCAGGCCGCGAACGGCGCTGAAGCCGTCGCGCTCTCCGCCCGCCTCGATCCCGATGTCATCCTCATGGATGTCCGGATGCCGGAGCTCGACGGCATCCAGGCCACCAGACGGATCCTCGGCGCGTCGTACCCCGCGGCGAAGATCCCGCGGATCGTGATGCTGACGACGTTCGACATCGACGACTACGTGTACGACGCGCTGCAGGCCGGCGCCAGCGGGTTCCTGCTCAAGGACGCCCTGCCGGAGGAGCTCGTTCAGGCCGTCCGCGTCGTCGCCGCCGGTGACGCCCTGCTGGCCCCGAGCGTGACCCGGCGGATGATCGCGCAGTTCGCGGCCCAGAAGCCGCGTGCCTCCCGCGCGAGCGCGCAGCTCGCCGATCTCACCGAGCGCGAACGCGAAGTCCTCGTTCACATCGGGCAGGGGCTGTCCAACGTCGAGATCGGGCGGGAGCTGTTCATCGCGGAGCAGACCGTCAAGACGCACGTCGGCAAGGTGCTCGCGAAGATCGGCGCCCGCGACCGCGTGCAGGCCGTGATCTTCGCGTACGACGCGGGCCTGGTGGAACCTGCCTGA
- a CDS encoding TetR family transcriptional regulator, which translates to MMAARNSDHSGRHDRDSVTATALRLLDEVGLPDLSMRRLASELGIQPSALYWHFDSKQEMLGAIAERILARIPSAPDETGATDADVLDAARGIRDALLAFRDGAEVVLSSYALGFGVGRTQAHLRAVLRRRASLDPDTAAATLLQFVIGHALLVQQRLHAESLGATRLDGDDTTGDVSARFDDGVMLFLRGIDAAPTHPKTPLRYDTVDTRE; encoded by the coding sequence ATGATGGCCGCACGCAACTCCGATCACTCGGGGCGTCACGATCGCGACAGCGTCACCGCAACCGCGCTGCGGCTGCTCGATGAGGTCGGACTCCCCGACCTCAGCATGCGCCGGCTCGCGAGTGAGCTCGGCATCCAGCCGAGCGCCCTGTACTGGCACTTCGACAGCAAGCAGGAGATGCTCGGCGCGATCGCAGAGCGCATCCTCGCCCGCATCCCATCCGCGCCTGACGAGACCGGGGCCACGGATGCCGACGTGCTGGACGCCGCCCGCGGCATCCGCGACGCGCTGCTCGCGTTCCGAGACGGCGCCGAGGTCGTGCTGAGCTCGTACGCGCTCGGGTTCGGCGTGGGCAGGACGCAGGCCCACCTGCGTGCCGTCCTGCGACGAAGGGCCTCGCTCGACCCGGACACCGCCGCGGCCACGCTGCTGCAGTTCGTCATCGGACACGCGCTGCTCGTCCAGCAGCGGCTGCACGCCGAGAGCCTCGGCGCCACCCGGCTCGACGGCGATGACACCACCGGCGACGTCTCCGCGAGGTTCGACGACGGGGTGATGCTCTTCCTGCGTGGCATCGACGCGGCACCGACGCATCCGAAGACCCCTCTGAGGTATGACACGGTCGATACCAGGGAGTGA
- a CDS encoding acyltransferase family protein — protein MTTVEQRTAAAPAPSFPSVRDTGIDLVRALCVVAVVVLHALMVGVTVTDDGPLFANASEGTWWISPLSWLMQVMPLFFVIGGFAGWTAYRRARAQGGTASSFVAGRLQRLLIPALAVIATVGAALLVLAAVGVPADLLHIAGYRYGQPLWFLGVFLLCQALLPALAAAHERFPLVTIGTLTLAAIAVDALRLSTGVDGFGFLNLAFAWLALQQLGFFLADGRIDALDRRTRIVVAATGVVVLATTMAAGIHSPDLIANINPPTTALLLVGIAHTMLLSLFRDRLSAWSRRPGLAAFQRFVNARAMTVYLWHMPVLLAMAGGAALFAIASQTALPEPSGSEWWLTRPLWLATVLGITALVSVPLAVLETRRTPAAASGRRLTVATLIGLNAVVLLLVVGTNPLTALIAVLLILLALRTARASVTSGSTRNDAARIRG, from the coding sequence GTGACCACCGTCGAGCAGCGCACCGCTGCCGCACCCGCCCCGTCGTTCCCCTCGGTGCGCGACACCGGAATCGATCTCGTGCGCGCCCTCTGCGTGGTCGCTGTCGTCGTCCTGCACGCCCTCATGGTCGGTGTGACCGTCACCGACGACGGCCCGCTGTTCGCCAACGCTTCGGAGGGGACGTGGTGGATCAGTCCGCTGAGCTGGCTGATGCAGGTGATGCCGCTCTTCTTCGTGATCGGCGGTTTCGCGGGGTGGACCGCGTACCGGAGGGCGCGAGCACAGGGCGGCACGGCCTCTTCATTCGTCGCCGGGCGGCTGCAGCGGCTGCTGATCCCCGCCCTCGCCGTGATCGCGACCGTGGGCGCGGCGCTCCTCGTGCTGGCCGCGGTCGGCGTCCCTGCCGATCTGCTGCACATCGCGGGGTACCGCTACGGCCAGCCGCTGTGGTTCCTGGGCGTGTTCCTGCTCTGCCAGGCGCTGCTGCCGGCTCTCGCCGCCGCCCATGAACGATTCCCCCTGGTCACCATCGGCACGCTGACACTTGCGGCCATCGCCGTCGATGCGTTGCGGCTGTCGACGGGAGTCGACGGGTTCGGCTTCCTGAACCTGGCGTTCGCGTGGCTGGCGCTGCAGCAACTCGGCTTCTTCCTCGCCGACGGCCGGATCGACGCGCTCGACCGCCGCACCCGGATCGTGGTCGCGGCAACCGGCGTCGTCGTCCTGGCGACGACCATGGCCGCTGGCATCCACTCCCCCGATCTCATCGCGAACATCAATCCGCCGACGACCGCGCTGCTGCTCGTCGGAATCGCGCACACGATGCTGCTGTCGCTGTTCCGCGATCGCCTGTCGGCGTGGAGCCGTCGTCCCGGCCTCGCGGCGTTCCAGCGGTTCGTGAACGCGCGCGCGATGACGGTCTACCTCTGGCACATGCCGGTGCTGCTGGCGATGGCCGGCGGCGCCGCGCTGTTCGCGATCGCCTCCCAGACGGCACTGCCGGAACCGAGCGGCTCCGAATGGTGGCTGACCCGCCCGCTGTGGCTGGCGACCGTCCTGGGCATCACCGCGCTCGTCTCCGTCCCGCTCGCCGTGCTCGAGACCAGGCGCACCCCTGCGGCAGCTTCCGGCAGGCGCCTGACCGTGGCGACGCTGATCGGACTGAACGCCGTCGTCCTGCTGCTCGTCGTCGGGACGAATCCCCTGACAGCGCTGATCGCCGTGCTGCTCATCCTGCTCGCGCTGCGGACGGCGCGCGCGTCGGTCACATCCGGAAGTACACGCAATGATGCAGCGCGCATCCGGGGTTGA
- a CDS encoding metal-sulfur cluster assembly factor, with protein MTATLAPEKYDEVTEALKDVMDPELGINVVDLGLIYDLAWDDENDALVIHMTLTSAGCPLTDVLEEQTAQALDDVVERFRINWVWMPPWGPERITDDGRDMMRALGFAI; from the coding sequence ATGACCGCGACGCTTGCCCCAGAGAAGTACGACGAGGTCACCGAGGCTCTCAAGGACGTCATGGACCCCGAGCTCGGGATCAACGTCGTCGACCTGGGCCTGATCTACGATCTCGCCTGGGATGACGAGAACGATGCTCTCGTGATCCACATGACGCTCACCAGCGCCGGCTGCCCGCTGACCGATGTGCTCGAAGAGCAGACCGCGCAGGCGCTGGACGACGTCGTCGAACGGTTCCGCATCAACTGGGTCTGGATGCCGCCGTGGGGCCCGGAGCGGATCACGGACGACGGCCGCGACATGATGCGCGCCCTCGGCTTCGCCATCTGA
- a CDS encoding non-heme iron oxygenase ferredoxin subunit, with amino-acid sequence MSAQRACGLSELEPDAPRRVELDGVPIAIVLDSEGTVHAIGDTCTHGDISLSEGFVEGDTLECWAHGSAFSLCTGKPLNLPAFEPVPVYVVEIDGDDVLIDPTVIKEV; translated from the coding sequence ATGAGCGCGCAGCGTGCGTGCGGTCTGAGCGAACTCGAGCCGGACGCCCCGAGGCGCGTCGAACTGGACGGCGTGCCGATCGCGATCGTCCTGGACTCGGAGGGCACGGTGCATGCCATCGGCGACACCTGTACGCACGGCGACATCTCGCTGTCCGAGGGCTTCGTCGAGGGCGACACGCTGGAGTGCTGGGCCCACGGCTCCGCGTTCTCGCTGTGCACCGGCAAGCCGCTCAATCTCCCCGCCTTCGAGCCCGTTCCGGTCTACGTCGTCGAGATCGACGGCGACGACGTGCTCATCGACCCCACTGTCATTAAGGAAGTCTGA
- a CDS encoding sensor histidine kinase has translation MAVKRNQDRTTGDRPSSGDAAEERRARRAQAAHDRAQRKALAAQEKAEARKQARARRREKRLARLPAWMRDRQTVMLVILSVIAVTLYAVLVPVHAAEYGSPVAFTMLLAAPLVAAPLVSTRQPTLAIILFAASALLMALMVPRDVSLALPWPWSVPMLLAFVVAVVAPTFQHGWRTGLVMFASGTAAGLTAALMLPGFTSGNSLIVTTSVVGGLYLIAVLITGRLRVGHELTRERALTAQEQAKRELVEERTRIARELHDVVAHSMSLIQVQASTARYRVPDLAPQAVEEFDDIAGTARSALVEMRRILGILRTDDHTAELTPQRGIDDIPGLVETTRRAGAEVGLSMAISGDIAAATQIAAYRITQESLSNAVRHAPGSTVTVVVTADEDIVTVAVRNSPVAETAPSSSGHGLRGMRERTALLGGSVEAGPDAQGGWTVTAALPRHPSSPPQKGSA, from the coding sequence ATGGCGGTGAAGCGCAACCAGGACCGGACGACGGGCGACCGCCCGTCGTCCGGCGATGCCGCGGAGGAGCGGCGGGCGCGCCGCGCTCAGGCAGCTCACGACAGGGCCCAGCGCAAGGCACTCGCCGCGCAGGAGAAGGCCGAGGCCCGGAAGCAGGCGCGCGCACGCCGGCGGGAGAAGCGTCTCGCCAGGCTCCCCGCCTGGATGCGCGACCGCCAGACGGTGATGCTCGTCATCCTGTCGGTGATCGCCGTCACCCTGTACGCGGTGCTCGTCCCTGTGCATGCCGCCGAGTACGGCAGTCCCGTCGCTTTCACGATGCTTCTCGCCGCGCCGCTGGTCGCAGCCCCGCTGGTCTCGACGCGTCAGCCGACCCTGGCGATCATCCTGTTCGCGGCCTCGGCGCTGCTGATGGCGCTGATGGTGCCGCGGGACGTCTCGCTCGCCCTGCCGTGGCCGTGGTCGGTGCCGATGCTGCTCGCGTTCGTCGTCGCGGTCGTCGCCCCCACGTTCCAGCACGGCTGGCGCACCGGACTGGTGATGTTCGCCTCCGGGACAGCCGCAGGGCTGACTGCCGCGCTCATGCTTCCCGGCTTCACGAGCGGGAACTCGCTCATCGTGACGACCTCGGTCGTCGGCGGCCTGTACCTGATCGCCGTGCTCATCACCGGGCGGCTCCGCGTCGGACACGAGCTCACCCGTGAGCGGGCGCTCACCGCTCAGGAGCAGGCGAAGCGCGAGCTCGTCGAAGAGCGGACCAGGATCGCCAGGGAACTGCACGACGTCGTCGCGCACAGCATGTCCCTCATCCAGGTGCAGGCCTCCACGGCGCGCTATCGCGTGCCCGACCTCGCCCCGCAGGCGGTGGAGGAGTTCGACGACATCGCCGGCACCGCACGCTCCGCACTCGTCGAGATGCGCCGTATCCTGGGCATCCTGCGCACGGACGACCACACCGCCGAGCTGACCCCGCAGCGCGGGATCGACGACATCCCCGGTCTCGTGGAGACCACCAGACGTGCCGGGGCCGAAGTGGGCCTGTCGATGGCGATCAGCGGCGACATCGCCGCCGCGACGCAGATCGCGGCGTACCGCATCACCCAGGAGTCGCTGAGCAACGCCGTCCGGCATGCGCCGGGCTCGACCGTCACCGTCGTCGTGACAGCGGATGAGGACATTGTGACGGTCGCGGTCCGCAACAGCCCTGTCGCCGAAACGGCGCCGTCATCGAGCGGCCACGGGCTGCGCGGCATGCGCGAGCGCACAGCGCTGCTCGGCGGTAGCGTGGAAGCCGGGCCGGATGCCCAGGGCGGCTGGACCGTGACCGCCGCGCTCCCCCGTCATCCTTCCTCTCCCCCGCAGAAAGGCTCCGCGTGA
- a CDS encoding CHY zinc finger protein produces the protein MTRPVVLGAVVDAQTRCVHYRGPLDIVAIRFACCGGWYPCLHCHDEVADHAIRPWPLDARDEQAVLCGACGATLAIGTYLRVEQCPYCAAPFNPGCALHHCVYFRM, from the coding sequence GTGACCCGACCGGTGGTGCTCGGTGCCGTCGTCGACGCGCAGACGCGCTGCGTGCACTACCGCGGCCCCCTCGACATCGTCGCGATCCGCTTCGCCTGCTGCGGCGGATGGTACCCGTGCCTGCACTGCCACGATGAGGTCGCCGACCACGCCATCCGCCCGTGGCCGCTCGACGCCCGCGACGAGCAGGCCGTGCTCTGCGGTGCCTGCGGGGCCACCCTCGCGATCGGCACGTACCTGCGTGTCGAGCAGTGTCCGTACTGCGCCGCGCCGTTCAACCCCGGATGCGCGCTGCATCATTGCGTGTACTTCCGGATGTGA
- a CDS encoding DedA family protein: MDLVNDLILAAAASPWLLLVMFATAVIDGFFPPIPSETVLVAAAAAAASTGGTNILLLAGVAAIGAMIGDNIAYAIGRGLGTKRFAWMRRPRVAAAFDRAQRTLTTNGAGLILGARYIPVGRVAVNMSAGALQYPWRRFLPLSALGGLSWAAYSAGIGLLAGHWLEDQPLLSAVFGVAFALIIGFTIDRISAYRRRRRGNALPAPTNSRSAADASAPALTEVGG, from the coding sequence ATGGACCTGGTCAACGATCTCATTCTCGCCGCCGCGGCTTCCCCCTGGCTGCTGCTGGTCATGTTCGCGACTGCGGTCATCGACGGGTTCTTCCCTCCCATCCCGAGCGAGACCGTCCTGGTCGCCGCGGCTGCGGCTGCGGCATCCACGGGCGGCACGAACATCCTGCTCCTGGCCGGCGTCGCCGCGATCGGTGCGATGATCGGCGACAACATCGCCTACGCGATCGGACGCGGACTGGGAACCAAGCGCTTCGCATGGATGCGGCGCCCTCGGGTGGCCGCCGCGTTCGACCGCGCGCAGCGCACCCTCACGACGAACGGCGCCGGCCTCATCCTCGGAGCCCGCTACATCCCGGTGGGGCGCGTCGCCGTCAACATGTCCGCCGGCGCACTGCAGTACCCGTGGCGGCGGTTCCTCCCGCTCTCCGCCCTCGGCGGTCTGAGCTGGGCGGCGTACAGTGCGGGCATCGGGCTCCTCGCCGGGCACTGGCTCGAGGACCAGCCGCTGCTGAGCGCCGTGTTCGGCGTGGCGTTCGCCCTGATCATCGGCTTCACGATCGATCGCATCTCGGCGTACCGGCGTCGTCGCCGCGGGAACGCTCTGCCCGCCCCCACGAACTCCCGCTCCGCCGCTGACGCGTCAGCGCCCGCGCTCACCGAGGTGGGAGGATGA
- a CDS encoding MalY/PatB family protein, with the protein MVRVTALSLEQLRERSSEKWREYPADVLPLFVAETDFPLAPEITRALERAVAIGDTGYIASHTPLPDAFAGFASRRFGWAPDPSRMRPTADVSMGIVEILRRVTSPGDRVIVNPPVYPPFYELVTEAGAIVERVPLKDTGSAWELDFDGIRDALVAGARAILLCNPHNPTGTVHSAASLAALAELAAEHGAAIVSDEIHAPLAQPGTGFTPLLSVSDAARQIGYAVVSASKAFNLAGLKCALMVTASDPTTRVIRTLPVEVEWRTGQFGLLAAVAAFSPASDDWLDGLLVTLDQNRRLLADLLADRLPRARYRIPDAGYLAWIDLTDLGWGENPSRRILREAKVALHFGPAFGAEGAGYVRLNFGTGPEILTEAIERIAALT; encoded by the coding sequence ATGGTGCGGGTGACCGCGCTCTCCCTGGAACAGCTGCGCGAGCGCTCCAGCGAGAAGTGGCGGGAGTACCCCGCAGACGTCCTGCCGCTGTTCGTGGCGGAGACGGACTTCCCGCTGGCGCCGGAGATCACGCGCGCTCTCGAGCGCGCGGTGGCCATCGGAGACACCGGCTACATCGCCTCGCACACCCCGCTGCCCGACGCGTTCGCGGGTTTCGCATCGCGGCGCTTCGGGTGGGCCCCCGACCCATCGCGGATGCGGCCGACCGCTGATGTCAGCATGGGGATCGTCGAGATCCTGAGACGGGTGACTTCCCCCGGCGACCGCGTGATCGTGAATCCGCCGGTGTATCCGCCCTTCTACGAGCTGGTGACCGAGGCGGGCGCCATCGTCGAACGCGTTCCGCTGAAGGACACGGGCTCCGCCTGGGAACTCGATTTCGACGGCATCCGGGATGCTCTGGTCGCCGGTGCACGCGCGATCCTGCTCTGCAATCCGCACAATCCGACCGGAACCGTGCACAGTGCCGCCTCGCTCGCCGCCCTCGCGGAGCTGGCCGCGGAACACGGCGCCGCGATCGTGTCCGACGAGATCCACGCGCCGCTGGCGCAGCCCGGCACCGGGTTCACGCCGTTGCTGTCGGTGTCGGACGCCGCGCGGCAGATCGGCTACGCCGTGGTCAGCGCGAGCAAGGCGTTCAACCTCGCGGGCCTCAAGTGCGCGCTGATGGTCACGGCATCCGATCCGACGACGCGCGTGATACGGACTCTGCCCGTCGAGGTCGAGTGGCGCACCGGGCAGTTCGGCCTGCTCGCCGCGGTGGCGGCGTTCTCCCCGGCCAGCGATGACTGGCTCGACGGCCTCCTGGTCACACTCGATCAGAACCGGCGGCTGCTGGCTGATCTGCTCGCCGATCGTCTTCCCCGAGCCCGCTATCGGATCCCGGATGCCGGGTACCTGGCGTGGATCGATCTTACCGACCTCGGCTGGGGCGAGAACCCCTCCCGTCGGATCCTGCGCGAGGCCAAGGTGGCGCTGCACTTCGGACCGGCCTTCGGCGCAGAGGGGGCCGGGTATGTGCGGCTGAACTTCGGCACCGGTCCCGAGATACTCACCGAGGCGATCGAACGGATCGCGGCGCTGACATGA
- a CDS encoding biotin transporter BioY, producing the protein MTDNRGDTGRDLARIAIFAALIIVLGMVTVPLPTGVPITGQTLGVMLAGTVLGPRRGPLAVLLVLVLAAIGLPVLAGGHGGIAVFVGPTAGYLIGWIAGAFVTGLIARSGRISWWRTGIATVVGGIGVVYMFGVPVQAAVMGLALGPTALSSLIFLPGDLLKAAAATVLTLALRRAYPPAFGIRAVRAA; encoded by the coding sequence ATGACCGACAACCGAGGCGACACCGGTCGCGACCTGGCCCGCATCGCGATCTTCGCGGCGCTCATCATCGTGCTGGGCATGGTGACGGTGCCGCTGCCGACCGGTGTGCCGATCACCGGCCAGACACTGGGCGTGATGCTGGCCGGAACGGTACTCGGTCCGCGTCGCGGGCCGCTCGCCGTCCTCCTCGTGCTCGTGCTGGCCGCGATCGGTCTGCCCGTGCTCGCCGGCGGTCATGGCGGCATCGCCGTGTTCGTCGGCCCCACCGCCGGATACCTCATCGGCTGGATCGCCGGCGCGTTCGTCACGGGCCTCATCGCGCGCAGCGGCCGGATCTCCTGGTGGCGGACGGGGATCGCGACCGTGGTCGGTGGGATCGGCGTGGTGTACATGTTCGGCGTTCCCGTGCAGGCGGCTGTGATGGGGCTTGCGCTCGGCCCCACCGCGCTGTCGAGCCTGATCTTCCTGCCGGGCGACCTGCTGAAGGCCGCAGCGGCCACCGTGCTCACGCTCGCCCTGCGGCGCGCCTATCCGCCGGCGTTCGGCATCCGAGCCGTCCGTGCAGCCTGA